A part of Terriglobus roseus genomic DNA contains:
- the lon gene encoding endopeptidase La, whose amino-acid sequence MSNDFVSVIQPTASDPDRKRSARALPVLPVRDTVLFPHAVLPLTVGRDSSIQLIQSLGDEKTILVVAQRDARQDTPDASELHQTGTLATIHKVVKMPNQSLFVFTEGTERIRLGEFEQRTPFLTASYELVPDNDAEKTPELEAMQRNVVSQFQQIVAASPTLSDDLQTIALNIEEPGRLADFIGSSLPFLTTADKQELLETTDVEARMERLNKHLVKELEVQQLRSKIQNEVQDAVQQSQREYYLREQQKAISKELGETDETNKAIEELRAKIEAAGMPEDTKKEALKELNRLQRMNPAQPDYSMTRSYIEWLAVLPWAKSSGKQVDIPQAAAFLDEDHYGLQKVKDRILDYLSVRRLKPDMKGPILCFVGPPGVGKTSLGKSIARALGRKFARISLGGMHDEAEIRGHRRTYIGAMPGQIIQNLKRVETNDPVFMLDEIDKLGRDFRGDPASALLETLDPAQNGTFRDNYLDQPFDLSKVLFICTANQLDPIPAPLLDRMEIIELTGYTEEEKISIAERYLAPRQIKENGIDGDEPKEKDHKAGNGVPVAAVSDDRGDLLSGDAAVAHSTAESSPEVPESQLPKQTAEPKIIFPRESLGIIARHYTREAGVRRLEQLIGTVCRKQARRIAEGKTETLTVTPEVIREFLGGYKVRVDTEIAERTKRAGVAVGLAWTPVGGDVLFIEANKMKGKGSFQITGQIGDVMKESMQAALTWVRSNATKLGLDEDVLKDIDLHLHVPAGAIPKDGPSAGVTMATAIVSLLTDMPVRPLLAMTGEITLSGNVLPVGGIKEKFLAAKRAGVKDVILPIDVKPNVEEDLTADQIEGITIHYASRIEDVLAVALPHTMNELKKDTEVREELVHQAA is encoded by the coding sequence ATGTCAAACGATTTTGTAAGTGTGATCCAGCCGACGGCGTCGGACCCGGACCGCAAGCGCAGCGCGCGCGCCCTCCCCGTCCTTCCCGTCCGCGATACCGTGCTTTTCCCGCATGCGGTGCTGCCTTTGACGGTGGGCCGGGATAGCTCGATTCAACTCATCCAGTCCCTGGGTGACGAAAAGACCATCCTGGTGGTGGCGCAGCGTGATGCCCGGCAGGACACGCCGGACGCCAGCGAACTGCACCAGACCGGAACCCTGGCCACCATCCACAAAGTGGTGAAGATGCCGAACCAGAGCCTTTTTGTGTTCACAGAAGGCACGGAGCGCATCCGTCTGGGTGAATTTGAGCAGCGTACGCCGTTCCTGACGGCCAGTTACGAGTTGGTTCCCGACAACGACGCCGAAAAGACGCCGGAGTTGGAGGCGATGCAGCGCAATGTGGTTTCGCAGTTTCAGCAGATTGTGGCGGCTTCGCCGACACTGTCTGACGATCTGCAGACGATTGCTCTGAATATCGAGGAGCCGGGCCGGTTGGCCGATTTCATCGGTTCGTCGCTGCCGTTTTTGACCACGGCTGACAAGCAGGAATTGCTGGAAACCACGGACGTGGAAGCTCGTATGGAGCGCCTGAACAAGCACCTGGTGAAGGAGCTTGAGGTGCAGCAGCTTCGTTCGAAGATTCAGAACGAGGTGCAGGATGCCGTGCAGCAGTCGCAGCGTGAGTACTACCTGCGCGAGCAGCAGAAGGCGATCAGCAAGGAACTGGGCGAGACCGACGAGACCAACAAGGCCATTGAGGAACTACGCGCCAAGATTGAAGCGGCGGGCATGCCGGAGGACACGAAGAAGGAGGCTCTGAAGGAGCTGAACCGTCTTCAGCGCATGAATCCTGCGCAGCCGGATTACAGCATGACGCGCAGCTACATTGAATGGCTGGCGGTGCTGCCATGGGCCAAGTCCAGCGGCAAGCAGGTGGATATTCCGCAGGCTGCTGCATTCCTGGATGAGGATCACTACGGTCTGCAGAAGGTGAAGGATCGCATTCTGGACTACCTCTCTGTGCGGCGTTTGAAGCCGGATATGAAGGGGCCGATCCTGTGCTTTGTTGGACCTCCGGGCGTGGGTAAGACCTCGCTGGGCAAGAGCATTGCACGTGCGCTAGGACGTAAGTTTGCGCGTATCTCGCTGGGCGGTATGCATGATGAGGCGGAGATCCGTGGACATCGTCGTACGTACATTGGCGCGATGCCTGGGCAGATCATCCAGAACCTGAAGCGTGTGGAGACGAACGATCCGGTGTTCATGCTGGACGAGATCGACAAGCTGGGCCGCGACTTCCGTGGCGATCCGGCGAGTGCGCTGCTTGAAACGCTGGACCCTGCGCAGAATGGCACGTTCCGCGATAACTACCTGGATCAGCCGTTCGATCTGAGCAAGGTGTTGTTCATCTGCACGGCGAATCAGCTCGATCCGATTCCGGCACCGTTGCTGGACCGTATGGAGATCATCGAACTCACCGGTTATACCGAGGAGGAGAAGATCAGCATTGCGGAACGGTATCTGGCTCCGCGGCAGATCAAGGAAAACGGCATCGATGGCGATGAGCCAAAGGAGAAGGATCACAAAGCTGGAAACGGTGTTCCTGTAGCTGCTGTTTCCGACGATCGCGGTGATCTGCTGAGTGGCGATGCGGCAGTTGCGCATTCCACGGCGGAGAGCAGCCCGGAGGTTCCGGAGTCCCAGTTGCCGAAGCAGACGGCTGAACCGAAGATCATCTTCCCGCGTGAGTCGCTGGGCATCATTGCACGGCATTACACGCGTGAGGCTGGCGTTCGCCGGTTGGAGCAGTTGATTGGCACGGTCTGCCGTAAGCAGGCGCGCCGCATCGCTGAAGGCAAGACGGAGACGTTGACCGTGACGCCTGAGGTGATTCGCGAGTTCCTTGGTGGTTACAAGGTGCGCGTGGATACGGAGATTGCGGAGCGTACGAAGCGTGCAGGTGTAGCGGTTGGGCTTGCGTGGACTCCTGTGGGTGGCGATGTGTTGTTCATCGAAGCCAACAAGATGAAGGGCAAGGGCAGCTTCCAGATCACGGGCCAGATTGGCGACGTGATGAAGGAGAGCATGCAGGCAGCACTGACATGGGTGCGTTCCAACGCGACCAAGCTGGGGCTGGATGAGGATGTGTTGAAGGACATTGATCTTCATCTGCATGTGCCTGCGGGAGCGATCCCGAAGGATGGCCCAAGCGCAGGTGTGACGATGGCTACGGCGATTGTTAGCTTGCTTACCGATATGCCGGTCCGTCCGTTGCTGGCAATGACGGGCGAGATCACGCTGAGCGGCAATGTGCTGCCGGTGGGCGGCATCAAGGAGAAGTTCCTTGCTGCGAAGCGTGCCGGTGTGAAGGACGTGATTCTGCCGATTGATGTGAAGCCGAACGTTGAGGAAGATCTCACGGCCGATCAGATTGAAGGCATCACGATTCACTATGCGTCGCGCATTGAGGATGTGCTGGCAGTCGCTCTGCCGCACACGATGAACGAACTGAAGAAGGACACCGAGGTGCGCGAAGAGCTGGTGCACCAGGCAGCGTAA
- a CDS encoding DUF6321 domain-containing protein has product MAKAAAKKVSATKKSVRRSMPKEGRDPKGGLTEAGRAWYAAKTGANLKPGVKGPPDTPEKMRRKGSFLVRMFTNPRGPMQDAKGRPTRLALSAQAWGEKLPKTMHEAHMLAAEGRRLLAQYHVAKKAAAKIAIAKKSAVKKVSAKKAAAKKSAVKKSASKPAARKAKS; this is encoded by the coding sequence ATGGCGAAAGCTGCTGCAAAGAAAGTGAGTGCGACAAAGAAGTCTGTGCGGCGTTCCATGCCCAAGGAAGGGCGCGATCCGAAGGGCGGGCTGACCGAAGCGGGGCGTGCGTGGTATGCCGCGAAGACTGGCGCAAACCTGAAACCGGGCGTGAAGGGGCCGCCGGATACCCCGGAGAAGATGCGTCGCAAAGGTTCGTTCCTGGTGCGGATGTTTACGAATCCACGTGGGCCAATGCAGGATGCGAAGGGAAGGCCGACGCGGTTGGCGCTAAGTGCGCAGGCGTGGGGAGAGAAGCTGCCGAAGACGATGCATGAGGCGCATATGCTGGCGGCGGAGGGTAGGCGTTTGCTGGCGCAATACCATGTGGCGAAGAAGGCTGCAGCGAAGATAGCAATTGCGAAGAAATCGGCCGTGAAGAAAGTTTCTGCAAAGAAAGCTGCTGCGAAGAAGTCCGCCGTTAAGAAATCGGCTTCAAAACCTGCTGCGCGAAAAGCGAAGTCTTAG
- a CDS encoding fumarylacetoacetate hydrolase family protein gives MKLYRTTTGIFVEDNGATHRVNTADWDALLNSEDVIATVNASKGNAETITGDVLTPVTSQEVWASGVTYYRSRNARMEESQAAGGGDFYDRVYIAERPELFFKASPWRVIHPGDEVRIRRDATWSIPEPELTLVANNKGKLIGLTIGNDMSSRDIEGENPLYLPQAKVYNGSCAIGPCILLWNGSVDRATKITLQILRGDETVVSGSTTLAELKRDPAELLEYLYRELDFPTGAFLLTGTGIVPPTEFTLSHGDVIQVSIDGIGTLENRVATR, from the coding sequence GTGAAGCTCTACCGAACCACCACAGGCATCTTCGTGGAAGACAATGGCGCCACCCACCGCGTGAACACAGCCGATTGGGATGCCCTGCTCAACAGCGAAGACGTGATTGCCACAGTAAACGCCTCCAAAGGCAACGCCGAAACCATCACAGGTGACGTGCTTACGCCAGTGACATCGCAGGAGGTTTGGGCTTCCGGCGTGACGTACTATCGCAGCCGCAACGCGCGCATGGAAGAGAGCCAGGCTGCTGGCGGCGGCGACTTCTACGACCGCGTGTACATTGCGGAACGTCCAGAACTGTTCTTCAAGGCGTCACCGTGGCGCGTGATTCATCCCGGCGATGAAGTGCGTATCCGCCGCGATGCTACGTGGTCAATTCCCGAGCCTGAGTTAACGCTGGTGGCAAATAACAAGGGCAAGCTCATTGGCCTAACCATCGGCAACGACATGAGCTCGCGCGATATCGAAGGTGAGAACCCTCTGTATCTCCCGCAGGCAAAGGTCTACAACGGCAGTTGCGCAATCGGTCCCTGCATCCTGTTATGGAATGGCTCGGTGGATCGCGCCACAAAGATCACACTACAGATTCTGCGTGGCGATGAAACCGTCGTCAGCGGCAGCACAACGCTGGCAGAGTTAAAACGCGATCCCGCAGAGCTGCTCGAATATCTCTACCGTGAGCTTGATTTTCCAACGGGCGCATTTCTGCTGACTGGCACAGGCATTGTGCCGCCCACGGAATTCACACTCTCTCACGGCGATGTGATCCAGGTGAGCATCGACGGCATCGGTACGTTAGAAAACAGAGTAGCCACGCGATAA
- a CDS encoding YjhG/YagF family D-xylonate dehydratase, which yields MTLQQLLDGGNDWETLRTHDAGPQGALPITPEMLLQQPSGNLFGLSQNAGMGWDPARLRDPEYLILSTHGGLRAADGTPIALGFHTGHWEVGLLVAEAARTLRDRHAIPFAGACTDPCDGRTQGTAGMLDSLPYRNDAAMVLRRLMRSLPTRRGVIGIATCDKGLPAMMMALASSGDYPSVLVPGGVTLLPESGEDAGKVQTIGARYSQGQISLETAAEMGCRACASPGGGCQFLGTAATSQVVSEALGLSLPHSALAPSGQQVWLRAAAQSAEAILRMTQSGIGTRDVLTNAAVRNAMVVHAAFGGSTNLLLHIPAIAHAAGLSRPTSEDWIAVNRAIPRLVDALPNGPVGYATVQVFLAGAVPEVMLHLRRAGLLDTSVRTVTGETLDANLDWWEQSERRRGMRQRLQEVDGIDPDNVIFSPDGARARGLTSTVSFPVGNLAPEGSVIKSTSIDPTLIDADGVYRHTGPARIFLTEEDAIHAIKAGEVSHGDVMVMICGGPMGAGMQEVYQVTSALKNLPFCKHVAVLTDARFSGVSTGACIGHISPEALAGGPIGKVREGDTIHITVNRTTLSASVDLVGEANETFSAEEGARRLAMRSLREDLHPHPAMTNDTRLWAALVQASGGVWGGCVYDADAVITQLARGAKAALKE from the coding sequence ATGACGCTGCAGCAGTTGTTGGACGGCGGAAACGACTGGGAAACACTCCGCACGCACGACGCCGGGCCGCAGGGCGCTCTTCCCATCACACCGGAGATGTTGCTTCAGCAACCTTCCGGCAACTTGTTTGGGCTCTCGCAAAACGCCGGCATGGGATGGGACCCCGCACGTCTACGCGATCCGGAATACCTCATCCTGAGCACCCACGGTGGCCTCCGCGCAGCGGATGGAACGCCCATCGCACTTGGCTTCCATACAGGACACTGGGAGGTGGGATTGCTGGTGGCGGAAGCCGCACGCACTCTGCGAGATCGTCACGCTATCCCGTTTGCCGGAGCATGCACTGATCCATGCGATGGCCGCACGCAAGGGACTGCGGGAATGCTCGACTCGCTGCCCTACCGCAACGACGCTGCCATGGTGCTGCGTCGACTGATGCGGTCGCTCCCCACACGACGCGGAGTGATCGGCATTGCAACCTGCGACAAGGGACTGCCCGCCATGATGATGGCGCTGGCCTCATCCGGAGACTATCCCAGCGTCCTCGTTCCCGGTGGAGTCACACTCCTGCCTGAGAGCGGCGAGGATGCGGGCAAGGTACAGACTATCGGCGCACGTTATTCGCAGGGACAGATCAGCCTGGAGACGGCCGCAGAGATGGGCTGCCGTGCCTGCGCGTCGCCAGGCGGGGGATGCCAGTTCCTGGGCACTGCCGCTACATCACAAGTGGTGAGCGAGGCGTTGGGACTCTCCTTGCCACATAGCGCGCTAGCCCCATCTGGTCAGCAAGTATGGCTGCGCGCTGCCGCGCAGTCGGCCGAAGCCATTCTGCGCATGACGCAGTCGGGTATCGGCACGCGCGATGTACTTACCAACGCTGCCGTCCGCAACGCAATGGTGGTCCATGCAGCCTTTGGCGGATCAACCAATCTGCTTTTGCACATCCCTGCAATCGCGCATGCCGCTGGACTGAGCCGTCCCACATCAGAGGATTGGATCGCCGTGAATCGGGCAATCCCGCGTCTCGTAGACGCACTGCCCAACGGGCCGGTGGGTTATGCGACGGTGCAGGTATTCCTCGCTGGCGCTGTGCCAGAAGTCATGCTGCATCTTCGTCGCGCCGGTCTGTTGGATACTTCCGTCCGCACAGTTACAGGCGAGACACTGGATGCCAATCTGGATTGGTGGGAGCAAAGCGAACGTCGGCGCGGCATGCGACAACGCTTACAAGAAGTCGATGGGATTGATCCAGACAACGTCATCTTCTCTCCGGATGGAGCACGCGCACGCGGCCTGACCTCCACTGTCAGCTTCCCTGTCGGCAACCTTGCACCGGAAGGATCGGTGATCAAGAGCACATCGATCGATCCCACTCTCATCGATGCTGATGGTGTCTATCGCCACACTGGACCAGCACGCATCTTCCTCACCGAAGAGGATGCGATTCACGCCATCAAGGCTGGCGAGGTGTCGCATGGCGACGTGATGGTGATGATCTGCGGCGGGCCGATGGGCGCGGGCATGCAGGAGGTGTATCAGGTGACCTCCGCGTTGAAGAACCTGCCCTTCTGCAAACACGTTGCAGTACTCACCGATGCGCGCTTCTCCGGTGTCTCAACAGGAGCGTGCATCGGCCATATCTCACCCGAGGCACTTGCTGGCGGCCCCATCGGCAAAGTACGCGAGGGAGACACCATTCACATCACCGTAAACCGCACCACGCTGAGCGCCTCGGTCGATCTGGTGGGCGAAGCCAATGAGACATTCTCCGCCGAAGAAGGTGCGCGTCGATTAGCGATGCGCAGTCTGCGCGAAGACCTGCATCCACATCCCGCAATGACCAACGACACCCGCTTATGGGCAGCGCTCGTGCAGGCCAGTGGCGGAGTGTGGGGTGGTTGCGTCTATGATGCGGATGCTGTCATAACCCAGCTTGCACGCGGCGCGAAAGCCGCACTGAAGGAGTAA
- a CDS encoding glycoside hydrolase family protein, which produces MVNRSTSYVRRVLRRFQVPVGVVFLLLVLWSLPLAGQRASSRMDELDLAAAMQPVPSTAVFRDPGYFVWCGTMVRGEDGKYHLYYSRWKVSTGFESWVTASEVAHAVGASPTGPFAFHDVALPPRGPHLWDGMVTHNPTVQKFGKKYYLYYTGNTGDGVILPTLNWTHRNHNRVGVAVADNPNGPWQRFDHPLIDVSADASAPDSLSISNPSLTQGKDGTFYLLYKAVGQQKPLPFGGPVVHLMATSKSPTGPFQKDLTPMFTIAGNNFPFEDPYFWFDRQRNRYFVIMKDNKGAVSGTGRSSLVLYQSVDAKDWKAAKHLLVSDLVLHWKDRPAQTVARMERPQIFFDTRGIAQVLLVAIYEDSKTTYNVRIPLDTQQ; this is translated from the coding sequence ATGGTTAATCGTTCAACTTCGTATGTTCGGCGCGTGCTCCGCCGATTTCAGGTGCCGGTTGGTGTTGTGTTTCTTCTGCTTGTGCTGTGGTCTCTGCCGCTTGCGGGACAACGGGCCTCATCGCGGATGGATGAGCTTGATCTTGCTGCGGCGATGCAGCCCGTTCCTTCGACTGCGGTCTTTCGCGATCCGGGATACTTTGTGTGGTGCGGAACGATGGTGCGCGGTGAAGATGGCAAGTATCACCTGTATTACTCGCGCTGGAAGGTTTCGACTGGATTTGAGAGTTGGGTGACGGCTTCTGAGGTCGCACATGCAGTTGGAGCTTCGCCAACAGGGCCGTTTGCGTTCCATGATGTTGCGTTGCCACCACGAGGTCCGCATCTATGGGACGGCATGGTGACACACAATCCCACGGTGCAGAAGTTCGGGAAGAAGTACTACCTGTACTACACAGGAAATACAGGTGATGGCGTGATTCTGCCCACGTTGAACTGGACACATCGCAATCACAATCGTGTGGGAGTGGCTGTTGCGGATAATCCCAATGGACCGTGGCAACGGTTCGATCATCCGCTGATTGATGTGAGCGCGGATGCGTCTGCACCCGACTCGCTTTCCATTTCGAATCCCAGTCTGACGCAAGGGAAGGATGGCACGTTTTACCTGTTGTACAAGGCGGTAGGACAACAGAAGCCGTTGCCGTTTGGCGGACCCGTGGTTCATCTGATGGCAACATCGAAGTCGCCGACAGGGCCGTTTCAGAAGGACCTGACGCCAATGTTTACGATTGCTGGAAACAACTTTCCATTTGAAGATCCGTATTTCTGGTTTGATCGGCAACGCAATCGGTATTTCGTGATCATGAAGGACAACAAGGGTGCAGTTTCCGGGACGGGACGCTCATCATTAGTGCTCTATCAGTCAGTGGATGCGAAGGATTGGAAGGCTGCGAAGCATCTGCTGGTGTCTGACCTGGTTTTGCATTGGAAGGATCGACCTGCACAAACAGTGGCACGCATGGAGAGACCGCAGATCTTCTTTGATACGCGCGGCATCGCACAGGTGTTGCTGGTTGCAATTTACGAAGACTCGAAGACCACTTACAACGTCCGTATTCCATTGGATACGCAGCAATAG
- a CDS encoding GntR family transcriptional regulator, with translation MTPPRPMTSSSLTEHAHQSIKRHILSTSMTRGERLTEEFFARELGISKSPVREAMNSLEREGLLRIEPRRGAYVRTFSDREIADLYAVREILEAYAATHADVTDEFVAGLRASVNRTKEILQRDDKASHIEEDIAFHAQIVEAAGNAELTRVHANIQDKLWLCRCQTYQITSTDTPKAHGEITERFAAGDRAGAVEAVRGHIQFVSKALQRAQLPA, from the coding sequence ATGACACCCCCACGGCCTATGACCTCATCCAGCCTCACGGAACACGCACACCAGAGCATTAAGCGCCACATCCTGAGCACCAGCATGACGAGAGGTGAGCGGCTAACGGAGGAATTCTTTGCGCGAGAGCTGGGTATAAGCAAGAGCCCAGTGCGAGAAGCCATGAATTCTCTTGAACGCGAAGGCTTATTAAGGATTGAGCCGCGTCGAGGAGCATATGTCAGAACGTTTTCTGATCGGGAGATTGCGGACCTGTATGCCGTGCGCGAGATCCTCGAAGCTTATGCGGCGACACATGCAGATGTGACGGACGAGTTTGTCGCCGGATTGCGTGCCAGTGTGAACCGGACGAAGGAAATTCTGCAGCGTGACGACAAGGCCTCGCACATTGAGGAAGACATTGCGTTTCATGCGCAGATTGTGGAGGCCGCGGGGAATGCAGAGTTGACTCGTGTCCATGCCAACATTCAGGACAAACTTTGGTTATGCCGCTGCCAGACGTATCAGATTACGTCGACGGATACGCCCAAGGCGCATGGAGAGATTACAGAGCGCTTTGCTGCAGGTGACCGCGCAGGAGCCGTGGAGGCCGTACGCGGTCACATACAGTTCGTATCGAAGGCATTGCAACGAGCGCAGTTGCCTGCGTAA
- the trpS gene encoding tryptophan--tRNA ligase — protein sequence MTEQLSKRRVLSGMRPTGRLHLGNYMGALYNWVRLQEQYDCYFFIADIHALTTDYANPGNVGAKSREVALDFLGAGLDPERCTIFKQSDVPQHSELNTLFGMFTPLGWLERVPTYKDQQEQLREKDLATFGFLGYPLLQSADILLYKPDFVPVGQDQVSHVELTREVARRFNQLYGSAVTPEIAAAESDKELMKAEISENVLERQILPEPKVLLTPSPKLPGLDGRKMSKSYGNTLGLTEPAEDVRKKLKGMVTDPARVRRTDPGNPDVCPVGDLHKVFSTPETMAKVYEGCRSASIGCIECKGWAADSILREIEPIRERRAHFEAQPQLVTEILAAGAQKARSFAESTMVEVRSAIGL from the coding sequence ATGACCGAACAACTGAGCAAGCGCCGCGTCCTTAGCGGTATGCGCCCCACTGGGCGTCTTCACCTGGGCAACTACATGGGCGCCCTATACAACTGGGTGCGTCTGCAGGAGCAGTACGACTGCTACTTCTTCATCGCAGACATCCACGCGCTGACTACGGACTACGCGAACCCCGGGAACGTCGGCGCCAAGTCGCGTGAAGTCGCGCTCGACTTTCTTGGTGCAGGCCTCGATCCCGAACGCTGCACCATCTTCAAGCAGAGTGATGTGCCGCAACACAGCGAACTGAACACGCTCTTCGGCATGTTCACGCCGCTCGGTTGGCTGGAACGCGTCCCCACGTACAAAGACCAGCAGGAACAGCTTCGCGAGAAGGATCTTGCAACCTTCGGCTTCCTCGGCTATCCCCTGCTGCAATCGGCAGACATCCTGCTGTACAAGCCGGACTTTGTTCCCGTTGGACAGGACCAGGTTTCGCACGTGGAACTCACGCGAGAAGTTGCGCGACGGTTCAACCAGCTCTATGGCTCAGCAGTCACTCCCGAAATTGCGGCGGCAGAGTCTGACAAGGAATTGATGAAGGCGGAGATCAGCGAAAACGTTCTCGAACGCCAGATTCTTCCCGAGCCGAAAGTTCTGCTTACGCCCTCGCCCAAGCTGCCCGGTCTCGACGGCCGCAAGATGAGCAAGAGCTACGGCAACACGCTTGGCCTGACAGAACCTGCAGAGGACGTACGCAAGAAACTGAAAGGCATGGTCACCGATCCTGCGCGCGTTCGCCGCACCGATCCCGGCAACCCCGATGTCTGCCCAGTGGGCGATTTGCACAAAGTCTTCTCAACACCTGAGACGATGGCGAAGGTGTACGAAGGTTGCCGCAGCGCCTCCATCGGCTGCATTGAGTGCAAAGGCTGGGCTGCTGACAGCATCCTGCGCGAGATTGAACCCATCCGCGAACGCCGCGCTCACTTCGAAGCGCAGCCGCAGCTCGTGACAGAAATCCTCGCAGCAGGCGCACAGAAAGCACGCAGCTTCGCGGAATCCACCATGGTGGAAGTCCGCTCTGCTATCGGCCTGTAG
- a CDS encoding site-2 protease family protein: protein MSQETALVLFEFVALIFAFTFHEFAHAWTASYFGDQTARMMGRVTLNPIKHLDPIGSVVLPLLSAFTHMPLLGWAKPTPVTTRNLRNIKRDDMLVTLAGPASNLLLAIASLILLLAIKHIFKTGTDAVFNAVDFRHGLVDASLSGTSVIYPLSLLLYCSVVINIVLAIFNLVPIPPLDGSRILRNFLPYNIQQSYDNMSGIIGIVAFLILIRTPILGWFYMPLLSIFDHLIVLL, encoded by the coding sequence ATGAGCCAGGAAACCGCACTCGTCCTCTTTGAATTTGTGGCACTGATCTTCGCCTTCACCTTCCACGAATTTGCACACGCGTGGACGGCTTCCTACTTTGGCGACCAGACAGCGCGTATGATGGGCCGCGTCACGCTCAACCCCATCAAGCATCTTGATCCGATCGGTTCCGTGGTGCTTCCGCTGCTCTCCGCGTTCACCCACATGCCGCTTCTCGGCTGGGCTAAACCGACGCCCGTCACCACACGCAATCTTCGCAACATCAAGCGCGACGACATGCTCGTCACCCTTGCTGGTCCTGCGTCGAACCTGCTGCTGGCCATCGCCTCGCTCATTCTGCTGCTCGCTATCAAGCACATCTTTAAAACCGGAACAGACGCCGTGTTCAACGCGGTCGACTTCCGCCACGGACTAGTCGACGCGTCGCTCTCCGGCACATCAGTGATTTATCCGCTGTCGCTGCTGCTGTATTGCTCGGTCGTCATCAATATCGTGCTGGCGATCTTTAACCTGGTTCCGATTCCGCCGCTGGACGGATCGCGCATTCTGCGCAATTTCCTGCCATACAACATCCAGCAAAGCTACGACAACATGAGCGGCATTATCGGCATTGTCGCCTTCCTGATCCTCATCCGTACCCCCATCCTCGGCTGGTTTTACATGCCGCTGCTCTCCATCTTCGATCATCTGATCGTGCTTCTCTGA
- a CDS encoding lysophospholipid acyltransferase family protein — MADFTPKQRVLLAVIPRVASGLLHLLGATFRWQPDYAPLAHPADVYPAEPEVYVFWHRCLLLAAWRYRNLGIRILISDSFDGELIARLVQRLGFVPVRGSSSRGGAAALLTATRARIEGHKVAITADGPRGPNYVAKEGAAAIANRSNSTASCFYLHPESAWTLKSWDRFLIPKPFSRVRIVWQAPVATPTTQQLQQLLDEAVNQAETPR; from the coding sequence GTGGCGGACTTCACCCCAAAACAGCGAGTTCTTCTGGCCGTCATTCCGCGCGTCGCCAGCGGGCTATTGCACCTTTTGGGCGCGACCTTCCGTTGGCAGCCCGACTATGCCCCGCTCGCGCATCCTGCCGATGTGTACCCGGCTGAGCCCGAGGTCTACGTCTTCTGGCATCGTTGCCTTCTGCTGGCGGCATGGCGGTACCGCAATCTCGGCATACGTATCCTCATCTCCGACTCTTTTGACGGCGAGCTAATTGCGAGGCTGGTTCAGCGACTCGGCTTTGTGCCCGTTCGCGGATCATCCTCACGCGGAGGCGCAGCAGCGCTCTTAACAGCCACACGCGCCCGCATAGAGGGTCACAAGGTCGCCATCACGGCCGACGGTCCACGCGGCCCCAATTACGTCGCCAAAGAAGGCGCAGCCGCCATTGCCAACCGCAGCAACAGCACCGCGTCCTGCTTTTACCTTCACCCGGAAAGTGCGTGGACACTGAAAAGCTGGGATCGTTTCCTCATCCCCAAGCCCTTCAGCCGCGTTCGCATCGTCTGGCAAGCCCCCGTTGCCACGCCAACCACTCAGCAACTCCAACAACTGCTGGATGAGGCCGTTAACCAAGCCGAAACGCCCCGTTAG